One part of the Prochlorococcus marinus str. MIT 9313 genome encodes these proteins:
- the purC gene encoding phosphoribosylaminoimidazolesuccinocarboxamide synthase, which translates to MTPDHGPLLYEGKAKRVFAADQPDRVLVEFKNDATAFNALKRAELEGKGRLNCQISARLFEMLEREGVPTHYLDLVSETWMLVQHVDVIPLEVVIRNVATGSLCQQTPIAAGTELSPALLDLYYKDDNLGDPLLSESRLQLLGLISSQQRLEIEQLARRVNQLLLSFFESLDLLLVDFKLELGLNSAGTLLVADEISPDTCRLWDHRNSDPQARILDKDRFRQDLGGVIEAYGEILKRVQGV; encoded by the coding sequence ATGACGCCAGATCACGGCCCTCTGCTCTATGAGGGCAAGGCCAAAAGGGTCTTCGCTGCGGATCAGCCCGATCGTGTGTTGGTGGAGTTCAAGAATGACGCCACGGCGTTTAATGCACTCAAAAGGGCTGAACTCGAGGGCAAGGGGCGACTGAATTGTCAGATCTCGGCACGACTGTTCGAGATGCTTGAGCGCGAGGGTGTGCCCACCCACTACCTCGACCTGGTTTCCGAAACCTGGATGCTTGTTCAGCATGTTGATGTGATTCCCCTGGAGGTTGTGATTCGCAACGTGGCGACTGGATCGCTTTGTCAACAAACGCCTATTGCGGCCGGTACTGAGCTTTCGCCCGCTTTGTTGGACCTCTACTACAAGGACGACAATTTGGGAGATCCCCTGCTGAGCGAATCAAGGCTGCAGCTGCTTGGATTAATCAGTTCGCAGCAGCGTTTAGAGATCGAACAGTTGGCCCGTCGGGTGAATCAGCTGTTGCTGTCATTTTTTGAGAGCTTGGACCTGTTGTTGGTGGACTTCAAGCTCGAACTTGGACTCAACAGTGCAGGCACTCTGCTGGTGGCGGATGAAATCAGTCCTGATACCTGCAGGCTTTGGGACCATCGAAATAGCGATCCCCAGGCCCGCATCCTGGATAAGGATCGCTTCCGCCAGGACCTTGGTGGAGTGATTGAAGCCTACGGGGAGATCCTCAAACGGGTCCAAGGGGTATGA